From the genome of Opisthocomus hoazin isolate bOpiHoa1 chromosome 4, bOpiHoa1.hap1, whole genome shotgun sequence:
GGCCTCCTCTCGCCCctgacagacagacggacagacccccgccccgggcggaCCGGCCTCCTCTCGCCCctgacagacagacggacagacccccgccccgggcggaCCGGCCTTCTCCAGCCCctgacagacagacggacagacccccgccccgggcggaccggcctcctcccgcccctGACAGACAGAccggcctcctcccgcccctcacagacagacggacagacccccgccccgggcggaccggcctcctcccgcccctcacagacagacggacagacccCCGGTCCCGGACAGAccggcctcctcccgcccctgacagacagacggacagacccccgccccgggcggaccggcctcctcccgcccctcacagacagacggacagacccCCGGTCCCGGACAGAccggcctcctcccgcccctgacagacagacggacagacccCCGGTCCCGGACAGAccggcctcctcccgcccctgacagacagacggacagacccCCGCCCCGGACACACCCCAGACAGACCGACGTTCACCGGGACAGAGGGACACCCCTTTGGCACGAGCAGCTCAGGGCAACGTTTGCTCCTTCTCCCCCCTTTCTCCCACAGAGCGAACGACGGAGATCGGGCGGCTGATCAGCTCCTACCTGGTGAAGGAGAAGAACCTGGAGGACCACACTGTTCACCTGCTTTTCTCTGCCAACCGCTGGGAACACGTGTAAAGATCATCTTCGTGAAGTTGTAATAGGAAAATGCGTGGCACTGGATCCTCCCCGGGGTTATAGCTCGCAGCGGGTGCACGAGGTGCAAGAGTATGATCCTGTTTAGCAAGGGAAACGTGGCTGGAAGCAATGTCTCAAGGACTGTTAGCACCTCTTAGGACTCTGGATTTGATCTTCCTAGATCAAATCACACTGTTTGGATTTTTGAAATCATCAGGTGTGATATTTCCAGTCCCTGTGCTCTGCTGGTTTAAAGGACTGGGGAGCTGAGACTGTAGCAGCCTAGATGGTGAATTTACTGTCTTTCCTGAATGAGGAGACCTCTCATGGCAAGCAAGTCTGTGGGAGTGACAGAGAGCTTAAGGAACCGTGTCCAAACTTCCCCTCTAGCCACAGGCTGCATTCAGCTGTAAGTGGCTGTCCTTGCTTTTGGCTCCAGAGTCTTGGCATGTGGAACTAGGGAAATCGGTgttggctgtttgtttttttttacctggaAATCTACTGCAAAATgttcttcatttgaaaaaaaaaaaccccaacattgcTGATTCTGCTGTAGTGGCGGTGCCAAGCCAACTGGGAAAGTGTAAGGTAGATGAGGGAGCTGTCGTCAGTAAAGGATACTTTTCTCTGACTGAGGCAGAGTGTATCACAAATCTGCTGCATCACTTAAAAAGGGAAGAGGGCTAAGCTGTTCTTGTGTGAATACAATTCATCTGTGGTCTTGCCTGTAAGCCATGGAGCTGCCTAGAGCAGTGCCCggccctggggcaccctgaactTAGGTGTCTCGAAAGCTTGCTTGGTTAATGTCTGTTAAAGGACAAAATACAGTTAGCTATTTATCCGTGATCAGCATCACAGATAACCCTGACACTGCTGCTAATGATTGCTGTTTATGATGATGTGCATTGGCAGAGAAGCACTGGCCTCATGAGCTGTCTTTTAGATTCACTCCTTTCATTTGCATTGCTATAAAGGAGTGTTAactccatttttccttttcttccacatGGTTTTCAGACCGCTGATAAAAGAGAAACTACATCAAGGGATCACGCTTGTGGTTGACAGATATGCCTTTTCTGGAGTGGCCTTCACAAGTGCCAAAGAGGTGAGTGAGACAGACctacagcagcccctgccactcTCTGTGTTCGGGGAAACAGCCCAGTTAGAGACCTGGTACAACCTGGTACAGATGTCAGTGTGCTCAGCCCCGGCTTCTCCTCTGGGGAAACAAGGATTGAAGTTGAGGGATGGAAGTTTCAGCTCAGGTATTGACAAGGTCTGTTTGCCCAGGTCTACCCCTTCCCCAGAAAGAGCAGAGAAACTCATTCAGTTACTTTTTGTACATCTGGGCAGACTCGTGGCTGTTGGAAAGCCGGCCTGTTCGACTCTGGAGAATGATTATGTGAGTTTATTTGAGATTCTCCGTGCTTGCTCTGGCTGCTGACCCATAGATTTGCGAAGAATAACAGAACCacataggttggaagggacctgtggaagTCATGaagcccagcctcctgctcaagaGTAGGTCTAATGTCAGCCAGGCTGCTTGGGGCCACATCCAGCCAAGGTTTGAGTGTCTTCAGGGATGTAgatccacagcctttctgggcTCTTTCAGTGTTTgctcaccctcatggtaaaaattattttcttcatttagcCTGAATTTCCCACGTTCTGACTTGTGCATTTTGGCCTGTCTCTGTTTGCTGTGAAGACAAGTCAGCTCTGTCAGCCTCCCTTTGGGTCCTTCTACGCAGCTGTAAGATTCTCCCAAGGCTTGTGCTCATTCTAGTGCTCTGAGGATGCTGTCCTGGAAAATCAACCAGATCTCCTGGGCTTCTTTGCCTTCCATGCGAGTTTCCCAGGACATCCTGCTAAGAAGTCCCTAATAAACAGAAATCTGGTCTCCTGATGTCCACGCTGGTGATTCTGTTTGTCTTGTTGACTCCTCTCCAGATTTTAAACCACCCTCTCATGtttgctgcagccaaggctgccgtTGACCTTCACATCTTTGATCAGCCCTTTCTTGTGAGTAACAAATCCAGCAGGGCACCTTCCCTTACTGGCTCTTCATCACCCTGTCAAGAATTTCTTCACTGTGCTCCAGAAACCTGGATTGCTCGTGCCCAGCAGATAGGCAGGTCGTTGAGGTCCTCCAGGAGTACCAGGACCTGCAGCTGTGATCCTTCTTCCACCTGTCTAAAGAAGGTTGCTTGAAGGTTCCTCAACATCCGTTCTTCACCCAGGCAGTCTGTAGAAGGCCCCACCCCGACATCACCCGTGTTACTCTGCCCCCGTTGTGCTGCTTTCAGGTGAGCCTCCATCATCGTATCGTCCCCCAGACATTTCCTCCTGGCCTCCTGCCTGTGGTTCCCTACAGATTGCAAATCTTCCCTGACATgcctagtttaaagctctcttCACTGGCTTAGCAAGCCTGTTTGCAGACACTGTTGTCCCACTTGCTCAGAGGTATCCCATCCCTGCTCAGTAGCCTTCGAACCTCAGAGAGCATCCTGTGGTCATGGAAGCTGAAGCCCTGTCTGCAACACCAGCTGTGCAGCTGAGAGTTGACCTATGCTCATTCCTGCCCAAGCCTTTCCGCCCTGCCTGGAAGGATCAAGAAGATCCTGCCTCCCTGCACCCTCAACCCCAGAAGTATCAGTGGTGCCCACGTGGATGAGCAGTAAATGGACAAGCCTCAGTGGTCTCTCCACAACGTCATGGATTCACGTGCCCTGATGGAAGTCTTCAAATCTGTCAACAAGATCCAAAGTTGGAAAGCTTTGTCTCTTGTATCTGGGCTGAAATACCCGGGTAGGCAGAGAAAGCATAGGTATTTGAAAAGGAGTCTCCATGGGCCGAGGAAGATCCACATTGAAGCTGCATGGTGTTTGTATTTGGGAGCAGCTTTCTTCTGGACTGGTCACAGTTTTGGACTGATAATAGCTGTATGGAGACTTAGAATATGACTTGGTATTTAGCTCTGATGGGTGCTGTAGAAGAAATGCTAAAACCTTTATCTGTCTTTGACTTCAGTGAGCATAGGAGGTGCACAGCACCCAGAAAAACCTGGCCCCCCGCAATTAGCAGGACCGAATTCCCGCATGGTAAGCTGGGATATCTCCTTTTCTGTTTGTAGGCCCGTGCTCAGTGTTTCGGGCTGGATCTCTTCTCTGGCTCTTCCTTCCCTACACTACTCTGCAGATAActtgtttctttcccttcttcgTGTTCCTTTCTTTCACCTCAAACTCGTTTGTCTTTGTTTGGGACAGAACTTCTGCCTGGACTGGTGCAAACAGCCTGACATTGGACTCCCAAAGCCAGATCTGATTCTGTTTCTTCAGTTAAGCCCGGAAGAAGCAGCGGAACGAGGGAACTTTGGAAATGAACGCTATGAGAACAGCTCCTTCCAAGAGAAAGTTCTACAGTCCTTCCATCATCTGATGAAAGACAAGACATTAAACTGGAAGGTGAGGAAATAACCCTAATGAGCCTGTCACAGACCAGGGTGGGGGTGTCTCCTGACAGCTCCCAAACTGTGCCCATCGCATCCCTGTGCTCCCCCTTCCTGCTTCTGGCCAGGGAGACACCCTAGGCATCTGCCAAGGGCACTGTGGCCTCTGGCAGAGAGGACACTGCTCTGTTCCAAGACGCCCTCTGGGGCCCTGTTGGAGTGGGGGGAAGATTTTTGGTTGGTTGTGGGTAAGCTGCTGGTCACCAGAAGTTGGAGATTTACACAGGTTTGCCAAATGAGCAGACTGTGTAAGGGAAAAGCAGTTCTTCACAGCCTGTTTCAGGTAAAACTCCTTCTCTAACACGGAAGAGTTTTTATGTTCTGTTAGAACCTGAAGGACCTGCAACAGTCACCAGACTAGGACTTGTATTCCAGTAACTGTTATGCTAGGGAATTACCTTCCCTACAACACAAGGACTGGAAAGATAAGCTGACAGAAAACACATACCATGGCACAAACGCCCAAATAATTAATGTAAAAATAAGCATGCTCTCATATGAGACAACATGGAACTTGTGTATAGTCTATAAACTCTGATTTTTCCAAGATTCCAGCAGTGGACCACATTTCTCTTACTACCTGtcttctgttatttcttttgttttctatcCATTGCTTGAAACGACTTTTCACTTAAAGCAACACATCTGTTTAAAATATCTCAAAGTGCACAGCTATCAAACAGATAAATACCAGAAAAGATGATGAAGAGGTGTCCCTGAAATGAGCATGGAAATCCCGTTTCAGTACACATTAAAGGTATAGCTAGCAGTCCTGTATCAGACAGAATAACAGACATCAGACATTGCCAAAGAACTGTTTAGTCCAGGGCATGGGACCCAGCTCAGTACCATCGACTGCACAAATAAATTGAGATCACCAAGCTACCTGAGGGTATGGTGTGAGCACAAAGGTGGGGTGCTGGTTGTGCTGTAGTGAAAAAGCTACCACTTAATCATGAATTCTATTTATTGCACGTCCTCACAGCCTGCTTTTCCTCAGCAATGCTGTGTGGCCCAGTGTTGCATCGGTCACTGTGATAAATCTGCACCTCTCTACATTTTTTCACCACATCCTTTCCTCACCTCGGTCTCCCTCAACCACATGGGAGCGATGCTGCTATTCGTTAAACATCAGCCTGAAGGAACACCAGCATCGTATAGCTCTACCACCTTTACTGACCTCAGcttgcagtatttaaaaaaaaccccaaacaacccaacAAATCTGAAACTGGAACATCACATGATGGATTTTTAGAGGTTCCTACTATGATGGGTGCAGTTTATTTTGAAGAACCACTAAAGGATCAATACACTGATGCTTGTGGGGGACTACAGAACAGGATGAAGAATGTTTACCTGCCTGCATGTCACAGGCCACAAAAACTGATCAAACAGTGTGTAACAGCAGCAGCTTCTTTTGTTTCCCTCCATCCAGCCCCACATCTGCTTCTTAAATGTCTATTCATAAATAGACATTTATATTCATAAATAgacaaggctttcgacacagtctcccattatatcctcctagggaagctcaggaagtgtgggctggatgtgtggtcggtgaagtggatagagaactggctgaatggcagaactcagagggctgtcatcagcggcgctgagtctagttggaggctggtaactagtggtgtcccccaggggtcagtactgggcccagccttgtttaacttcttcatcagtgacctggatgaagagttagagcgtaccctcagcaagtttgctgatgacaccaaactgggaggtgtggtggatacactggcaggctgtgctgccattcagcttgacctggataggctggagagctgggcagagaggaacctgatgaggttcaacaagggcaaatgcagggtcctgcacctgaggaggaacaacctcatgcatcagtacatggggtggacctgctggagagcagctctgcggagagggacctgggtgtcctggtgcatgacaggttgaccatgagccagcagtgtgccctggctgccaagaaggccaatggcatcctggggtgcatcaagaagagtgtggccagcaggtcgagggaggttctccttcccctctacactgccctggtgaggcctcatctggagtactgtgtccagttctgggctccccagttcaagaaagatgaggagctactggagagagtccagcggagggctacaaggatgatgaggggactggagcatctctcctatgaggagaggctgagggagctgggcttgttcagcctgaagaagactgagaggggacctaataaatgcttataaatatctgaagggtgggtgtcaggaggatggggccagactctgttcagtggtgcccagtgacaggacaaggggcaacgggcacaaactgaggcacaggaagttccgtctgaacatgaggaagaacttctttcctctgagggtgacggagcactggaacaggctgcccagggaggttgtggagtctccttctctagagatattcaagacccgcctggacgcggtcctgtgcagcctgctgtaggtgaccctgcttcggcaggagggttggactagatgacccacagaggtcccttccaaccccgaacattctgtgattctgtaaaatagaTTTTTCAAGTTCCACCCCAGAAGCAGTGCACAGGAGGTGTAATTAGGTCATTTCACTGCTCAAGAGTAGTAGCAATGTTGAGTAATGGGGGGAGCAAATATAACAGCAAGGTGAATTTTTCTCATTTGGTGTTAATTGAGGAACATGTCTATTTTTTGTCTTGGAAACAGATAATAGATGCTTCAAAGAGCATAGAAGACTTGCACAGAGAAATCAAGTCCATTGCAGAGAAAACCATGCAGGAGGTTCAGAATAAACCGCTGGGAGAACTCTGGAAATAAAGCTTTACACAGGTTATTCTTTTTGATGTAAGGGAAAACGCGCCTCTTGGATCTTCCTCGCTTGGGTGACTCCCCTACATCACCGTCAAATAACTACAGCTTAGATCCTGTCTGTTTTTCTGGGTCCAGCACACTGCTGGTGGCCTTGTGATTTTGTCTACTCCTCCCCTCCATCCTGCGTAGTCTCTTCTGTATTTTATAAGTGAGCATGTAACTAATTCCTCGTAAAAACCTCCCTACCTTAGGCAGGAGCTCTTGTTGTAGCCCCAGTCCTGCCATACAGATGTGGGTAtggagcccagggctgcccctgGACATGGACAGCAGCAACAGGCAGGCAACAGCCTTCTCAGTTTTGGGGAACTGATATGTTTCTGATTCTTCTGCCTCTCTAGTAAATGCATCCCTTCTGCTGAAACCAGGTTGTAGAGGACTTgccaataaattattcttttaaacattttgcacagggcatttttaattttttttttttccagtatgatCATTTATCTTCTAGAATGATATATGGGAGGTCAAGGTGCTGTGGTTCAGGCACTAAATCCAGAAAGAGCGGTTTGCTAGAGCTGTGGACTGGAGGGAGAGATGAATTCTGCTCCCCAGCTGTTCAGCGAGAATGATACAGAACTGAACCGCTGTGAGCAGGTGAGAGTCTGAAATAGATGTATTGGCACATAGCCAAGCGTAGCAAGGCCAGTGGCACATAAATTATTTTAGACTAGTCAAGTTACTCCTGTGGCTGAGATCAGAGGAATAGTCACCCGTGACTTCTGTACAGATCCCAGTGCAGTTTAAGcagcccagcacaggctgccaAATCAGATCAGCTATGAATTCACCCAAGTCATCAGTAATGACCAGCAAACTACAATAAACTGGAATGTTGAATCATTTGCAAGGTGCACTGAGATACAGGGATGACCAGAAGAGTTAATGTCTCTATCTGCTGGACAGTTAACTCACCTAGCAGTGTGGACTCTCCAGGCTGGCCGATACAGAGACTAAATCCTGCTCTAACTCAGAGAGAGGCAGATTGAATGGATCCACTAGCAGGGAGAGGAAGgtaaatgtttaaaacaaaattgctAATGCAAGCATCTGCCACAATGGAAAAAGCTGCTGCCTTCTCTCTATAGCTGCAGAGCACGTGGTGGCAGAAACACTCctcgtgaaggaggtgagcagctgTAACGTCGAATTAGGCCCTTCCAGCAACACTGGAAGAAGATGACACACAGAAGTCACTTAATTCTTATTAGTGTTAGGCTCCTGACTAAAAAGCGAGAATTACCTGTTAAAGATCTAAGCAAGCTGAACTTAGGTCCGTTATTGGAGTTATGTTAACACTCAGGTAAACTCTTATCTGGCTGAGCTGGCAGAAAAGCATGAACATGAAATAAGTAGTAACTCTTCTTGTGTACGAATGAGGGAGATGCATCCAGAGCGACCAGCCGCCAACAAAAAGGACCTGCCAATGGCAACAGAGCCTGCAGTGTTCCGATTCAAGTGACGTGTCCCGCCATTACACGGCAAAACAGGGAAAAGGGTTGTtgactgctgcagagctggggtttAAAAGGCCACCTGGAAACTGGCATTATGAAAAGCTATCAGTTAAGCAGCTAAACAGTGGGCATACAACCTTACAGGAAACAAGTTTCACTTTCCACCTCCTTTTGCGCCTCTGCTTGGCTCCTTCCCTTCTACCTGCACACACGGCAGAGACTCACCAAAAATACACGTCCTGTTGTGGAAGGGCTGAGGCCGTTTTAGAAGCAGAGAGGTGCTGTGCCGCTCAGCAGGGACAGCCTTCAAGTATTGCTTTGTTGCCCCACATTCGTACAACTTAAAATTGAAGCAGCAGAATTGCTATGGAAgcgttttctccttttctgccaGCATGTCTGCAGGTGCTCACCCTCTGGGGCAGGAACAACAACTTGGCAGTCCCCAGTAGTCAGCCTCTATTCTACTGGGTacatcaaaaggaagaaaaagtcacTGTTGCACATAGCTTGACTTTTTGCCCTAAAAGGGTAAAAACTGCAATCATTTTGACAGCATTCCCAACTGCACTGCAGGGTTACTAGATAACCACCCACCACCCCTTCCAATTCATGTGCAAGAACATTCGAACAGGCCAAGGTTTTAGATCTGTTTATTCAGATACAAATTGAAAGCAGATGAATGGAGCACAGCCCCACTTCCTCTGCTGCCTCTTCCCCTAACTacaagagagaagaggagaagcaggcagaaagcagcaaaTAATAATTTAGTGACAGAAGCATTGTGGTTCCCAGTTCAAACCTCTGCTCTTGGATAGCATAGGGACAGTTAGAGCATCAGTAGGCCAGTCACGGGGGAAACGGGTCATTTCTAGCCTGCTGTCACCACCCTCGGGCACAAAAGCATCAACTGGCAGGTTCCAATCCTAAATGTACAAAACAAAGCCTTGTAAACACGTCTGCAATCTGCAGCATGCACTAAGGAAACTCCTTCAGCAACTTCTGCTGCAGTTTGCATTAAGACAGCTCTCCTCCGCGGTTTACCTTTCTCTGAATCCCGTGCAGAGAATGCCCTAGGCAGAGCTATCATCTTAAAGTACCTAAAATTTTCCAGTATAATTGGACCTGCTCAAGGCATTCTGTCTTTACTGCCCTCTTTGGGATGATTACTTGATAAGGGTTTTTGCGGGTTAGCTCCTACAGTACCTTTGTGCATGGTCTGCAGGGACGGGGAGGTGGCAGAAGACAAAAGGAAAGGTACTGACACAGCTAGGAAGCCTACTCGACCTTCAGGCACCGCTTCTGACTTGGAAAGGGAATATCTAACAGGATTAGTTGGAGGAACTGCTGAACAACCCACCGAGGACACCCTGAAGAATTTCATAACTCAGATTTTTGGTATTGACAGAATTAATTCCCTAGACGCCATGCCAGCACGCTGGGGCACAGGCACAAGCAGGCACATGACTGGCAGATCGCAGTTGTCCTGTGTTGCCTCTCCCACCTGTGGACTTTTGTTTTCCAGGGCTATGGAATCCAGGTCTCTGCTCGAAGCAGCTTTCCTGAAGATACTTGCTGTAGAGATTAATCCACTGTAGAAGCACAATGCTTTATTGACTCACTGAGCAAGAACATGCACATTTTCTATTCTCCCTCCATTCTATCTGCTGTTATTTAAACTGAGATTGAGATGttcctccccagcagcacaggTCTGCTCCACACTTTCCCAGACAGCCTTTCGCTTATTGAATTACCAGCCACTTCGAAGTTCCCTCAACCTCCTTTACACAGGATGTGAGAAGGAGAGGGATGCTACACCTGCGAGGAAGGGTGGTGTACTGCAAATCAAGAACAGGAGTTGTACTATAGGAAGCCCGGCCACCTGCACGCCAGGGGCTTCACCGCTGTCTCGCTGGGACGCGTCTGCTGTTCATTTGTGTTTTGAGCTCCAGTCCAACTTGGCCAGTGAGAAGAGAAGCTGCTAAAGGAATTAACTGTACATTTCCCCTGCTACATGATGGGTGGCTCTAAGCTTCAGAGAGGAGTCCCCATGTCAGGATTTAGCACTCCCAACGATTTCTGTGCCTCCCCCAGAAGGCCAACTGACCTGCTGATGTAACAGATAGGCTTTGAACTCCTAAGCACCACTTCCAGCAACTGTTTGCTGCTGAGAAATTCCGGCTCCAGCCAGTAAGGCTGTAACACCCACTTGGTTCTTCATCCCAACGCAGACAATGTGCTCTCCACTCAGAGGCTGCACAGAACGCCAGGATGGACAAGAGGTGGGGATCGCAGCAAGCACCTATGAAAACCGGTAGCCCCAGGCTCTCGAAGGAgcttccctcccccccttctccccacacATAACACAAATTTGCAGAGTCagtttcctgtttgttttcaaaGGGATAGTATTTCGAAGTCTTCATCTTCTGAGTCAAAGAACCTTTCCAATCTGTCAGCATCAGAGGagtctgcaagagaaaaaaaaagccatgcctCCGTGGGACGCACTGACTGCTCAGCATCAGTGAGACCAgcagctggaggacagcagaATTTGAGCATCAAGTGCCTGGAAGTTCCCAAAGCCTCAGTGACATACCTGAATGAAGGCTATGAAGAGAGATGAGGGCAGGTCAGTAGCACGGGAAATGCACTGGAGAGAATTACATGGTGTGCAGAAGGTGTGCCACGTCTCACAGATCCCAAACACAGCCCTGGTGCAGTGCAACTCTGTGCTGTGACTGTTTTGTACGACATTCTtgtgcagcagctctgcattAGGAGACCATTCTGCCTCAAGAAACTCAAAACAGGAGAACTTGCCCTGGTCTGGACTAATATCCATGAAGATTTCTGGCCCAATTAAGTGATACaggatcattttttttccccacatgtgTTAGAGACTTGTTTTCTGCTATAGTTGCCTGCGATCCAGCTACCAGGAAATGTAATTACACAACATGCACTCTCCCAAAAGCAGTAAGTACAGTCCATTTTGTGAGGAAAGCTAATGTAGTTGATCCCTCCTGTCCATCCTTCCAATTCTATGGTGAGGAGGGAGCACATACccaaaggaaaagcagctttATGATAGGGGAAATTCAGGTGAGAACGTATGGGCAAACTGGGGAAGTAAACGAGAAACCTGCATTAACTCAGGCTTCACTCACTGGTCTTGGCAGAACAGCCAGCCAAAAGCTAAACTGCCGTAACTGACGGGTGGGGACAGAGAAGTGCAAAACTGCAGAGCCCCCTTGAACATGCTGCGACCAACTTTAATCCCACAGCAGCGTGCGCCAATGCCTACTGTCACTGTTTTTGATCAAACTGCAGTGCCCACGAGTGCTGGCAGCACAACTTCCAGAGGTGCTCCTCAGAGGAGCAGCCCCCTTCACTGGAGTAACACAGCAGGGAACCCAGCTGGCTGGAGAAAATAAGGACAATGGGCTGGACAGTCACGAAAGTACAATTACTCCTTCTAGTGAGGGTAGGACTTTAAGAGAAACAGAATGGCCACAGCAGATGGAAGAGGCTTGACAAGctaggaagagggagaaggacaagTAGCCcattacaaaaacatttttaagagtAAGAAAGGCAGCAATTAGGGACAATTTAACATAGGCAAGGATCAATTGACAGGTTAAGGGAATCAAGCATTCTTACAGAAAAGGACAGTGAGATAAGGAAGGCTTTGAAAGTTCATGCTAAGGGAGAGAAGAGAGCGAGCACAGAAGCACAGGGTGCAGGATGCAAGTGATAGGACAT
Proteins encoded in this window:
- the DTYMK gene encoding thymidylate kinase encodes the protein MAGRRGALIVLEGVDRAGKSTQGRRLVEGLRAAGHRADLLRFPERTTEIGRLISSYLVKEKNLEDHTVHLLFSANRWEHVPLIKEKLHQGITLVVDRYAFSGVAFTSAKENFCLDWCKQPDIGLPKPDLILFLQLSPEEAAERGNFGNERYENSSFQEKVLQSFHHLMKDKTLNWKIIDASKSIEDLHREIKSIAEKTMQEVQNKPLGELWK